A section of the Lynx canadensis isolate LIC74 chromosome A1, mLynCan4.pri.v2, whole genome shotgun sequence genome encodes:
- the IL9 gene encoding interleukin-9 has protein sequence MLLSVVLASALLLCSVASQRCSTLSGIHDVTYLINKLQEHPPSKCGCGTNVTDCLCLPIPSDDCTTPCFQEGLSQMTNSTVQTSFPLIFNRLKRTVKDLKSSKCQFFSCEQPCNQTATGNVLTFLKSLQEILQKERMKGTV, from the exons ATGCTCCTGTCCGTGGTCcttgcctctgccctgcttctcTGCTCTGTGGCCAGCCAGAGGTGTTCAACCTTGTCAGGGATCCATGATGTCACGTACCTCATTAACAAACTGCAG GAACATCCACCTTCAAAATGTGGCTGTGGCACCAAC GTGACCGATTGTTTGTGTCTGCCCATTCCTTCT GACGACTGCACCACACCATGCTTCCAGGAAGGGCTGTCCCAGATGACCAACTCCACGGTGCAAACAAGTTTCCCCCTGATCTTCAACCGACTAAAAAGAACCGTCAAAGACCTAAAGAGCAGCAAGTGCCAG TTTTTTTCCTGTGAACAGCCGTGTAACCAAACTGCAACAGGCAACGTGCTGACATTCCTGAAGAGTCTCCAGgaaattttacagaaagaaaggatgaaaggcACAGTATGa